The nucleotide sequence AAACGGAAAAATAAATCACAATGGAGTATTGTTACAGAGCCATTAGAAATAGGTCAAACACTTGTTGTGCATCCGCATACAAAAAAACTTGTGCGACAAGAAATGATTGTAGGTGGAGCATACATGCTTAAAGAATATAATACAACTGCAAAAGATAAAGCAGGAAGCGTTTCAGATATTTATACTGCAAAAAACAAACAAGCAAAAGACGTGATGCAAAACGCAATAGAACATCTTGGAAAAACATTAGGAAATCTTGTGACTATTCTGCAACCAGATGTTATTGTTTTAGGTGGGGGAGTTAGTCGCTTACCACAACCAGTCTATACGAAACTTAAAACTCTTATGAAAAAATATGCGTTGCCAACTTGTTATACGGGTGTTCAATTCAAACGACATACTATAAGTGCAGACGCTGGATTACTTGGCGCAGCAATACTCGCGCGACAGCTGAGGTGAGCAGGTGGGATTTCCAAATTTTAAAGGTAAACATAAACAAGCATCCATGATAAACCCTTCTGATTACATTGCTTATGTTCGAGGAGAAAAACTCGTACGAAGTCGTGTGCCTGAGGCAATCATCATTTGTTATAATAATAAGCTCATGAAACATATCGTTAAACAACACCGTGTTAAACAAATTGAAGGTCTTGCAGGTGAGTTATACTCATTTACTGCAACAAAACATAAGGTGGGCATTATTGGCCGATTTGGTATTGGCGCTCCTGCAGCAGCAATAGTTATGGAAGAACTGATTGCTTTAGGAACTAAACGATTTATTACGATGGGAACATCTGGTGCCTTACAAAAACATCTAGACTTGGGTTCTGTTATTGTTTGTGATAAAGCAATACGAGATGAAGGAACATCGCATCATTATATTAAAAGAGCAAAGTATGCATATGGAGATGCGCAGCTCACAGCAAAACTAGAGAATGTACTTCAGCAAAAAAACATACCTTATGAAAAAGGAATTTCCTGGACAATTGACACGCCTTACCGAGAAACAATAGCGGAAGCAAAAAAATATCAAAAGCAAGGCGTTCTTACTGTAGAAATGGAAATAGCAGCACTTTTTACTATTGCAGCATATCGGGGCGTGGTAATAACTTCACTTTTAACTATTAGTGATTCATTAGCAGAACTTACGTGGACGCCAAACTTTCACTCAAAACAAACAGTAACTACGTTAGAATTGCTTTATGAATTGGCCCTTGAGGTGTTGGTATAAACTATGAATCGACATGAAGCACATCATATGTTTGTTGTTGCAAGCATTTACCTGCTCGGTATTATTGTTATTATAGGTGTTTTTTTAGTTCCAACTATTAAAGAACGATTTGCAAGAACACCTGAACTAACAGAACTATATCCTATGCTTGTTAGTAATTATTCCGCATATGTATTTGAAGGAAGAATTGTGTGGATGGATAAACCAGATATCACAGTTCCCATTTTTTCTGGAGCAAAATATGATATTCACCATAAATATCCTGGAGATGTGCAAACAGGAAGTTTTACTGATTATACGCTTGGTGTTTTTGCTGCTAAGAAAGATTATTTTGTGTACCGATTTTTTCACAATGAGACTAGGCCAACGTTGTATGGACCATTTACCTTTAAATAAATTTTTTTATTAAGAAATAATTTTTCTTATTTTTCTGCAAGGCAACTATTTTTTTTATTCTTCTTTTTTAGCATCTTCGAAATGAATAGTATTTTTATAAAAAATACCTTTATCAAGACGAACAGGACGCCATTTATCTTGCACTAGTTTTGCATCAAGCCATGTTGCTAATTCATCCGCATTACCAATGGTTGCAGAAAGAGCGATGAGTTGTAAATTACTGAGTTCTTGACGAAGCAAAGTAATAACAATTTCAAGCGTCGGACCTCGATGGGTATCATTAAGCAAATGTACTTCATCAATAACAACAACGCCCACACGTCCGAGCCAAGGCGCATGATGACGTAAGAGTGAATCAAGTTTTTCACTAGTAGTAATAATAATATCATACTCTGCTAAGTATTTATCATCACTATCTAAGTCGCCACTTGATAAAGCGATTTTAAGATGAGGGTGTTTTTTAGTGAATTCTTTATATTTTTCTGTTGCGAGTGCTTTAAGTGGTACGACATAAATACCTTTTTTATGTTTATCGATGATTGTATGTAAAATTGCAAGTTCTCCAACAAGCGTTTTTCCAGATGCTGTTGGTGTGCACACTAAAAGATTATTATCTTTAAACAACCCCGCTTTAATTGCTTTTTCTTGTGATGGTCGTAAATTAGCAAAACCTAAAGTGTCTAAATGTTTTTGAATGTGCTTTGGAATCATGATTTTAAAGAAAGCCTGTTTTGTTTATATGTTTTCGTAAATAATGAGTGCTCTTATTATTTAGAGACTCTCTATTCGTTTATAGATCTCTCTAAGTTGCGTATCATCGGTAAGAATTTGAACAATGGTTTTTTGCATCTCCATTAAATCAATGACCATTTGATTAATGAGTTCATTACGAAGATCATTTGTTGACGGATGTTGTTCAAGAATAGTGATAAATTTTTGGACAAGAATATTGAGTTTTTCTAACTGCTGTTTTTTGTCTGAGAAAAATTTGTCGTCTTTAATAATAAAAAAATCAGCGTTTTTTAACTTGAGTTGACTAATAGTAAGAATATCATTTTGCAAATGAATTATATTTTCTTTAATTTCAGTCATGTTTTTTCGTAAATTTAAAATATCTGCATCAGAAACATTAAAAGAAGGATTTTTGAGGTATTCTTTAAATTGAACAATCTTTTTTTCAGTATCTACAATAAATGTACAAATTTGTTGATCGATACCTTCATCGTCAATTTCCATATGGTAAAGGCGGCTAGATGCGTTCTTTTTGAATAATCCCATATATAACCTCTTTTAAAAAGATTTTAGAACTTTTTGTTTATAAACATTACCATATATATTTATTAAGCACGAGTCTTGCAAGAAGGATATGTTTGAAGAAGAGAAATTTCTACTTGCAGGAAAAATTACTGGTCAGGCAAGAGACTACGGAAAATCCCTTATTAAAGAAGGCGCGCTCGTTGTAGATATACTTAATGATGTAGAGAATTTTATTCTTAAAAAAGGAGCAGGAATTGCGTTTCCTGCACAAATATCGCTTAATACAGTTGCAGCACATGCGTGCAGCGACGAGCAAGATGAGACGGTTGTTGCTTCAGATGATGTGGTAAAACTTGATGTGGGGGCTCATATTGATGGTCATATCGGTGATACTGCGTTAACAGTGAATTTATCTGGTGAATATAAAGAACTCTTAGCAGCAAGTAAAGCTGCACTTACAAAAGCATCTAAACTCTTCACACCAGGAATGAGAGTGGGTGAAATTGGACGTGTTATTCAAGATGAAATAACTGCAAAAGGATTTAGCCCTGTGCGTAATCTTTCTGGACATGGACTGGGATTGTATCAAATTCACACAGCTCCGCAAATTCCAAATATTTACTTAAATAATTCCTTAGAACTTGCAGAAGGAATGACTGTTGCTTGTGAACCATTCGCAACAAACGGCAAAGGAGCAATTGCAGAAAGCGGCGATGCGACTGTATTTAGCTTTGTAGGAAAAAAACCTGTTCGCAGTCCATTCGCACGAGAAGTCCTTAAGCGCATTGAAAGCTATAATGGATTGCCTTTTACTACGCGATGGTTAAGCAAAGAATTTGGTGTGGGTAAGACAAAACTTGCGCTTAAAGAACTTGGAAAAGTTGGTATTATACATGGACATCCACCACTTAAAGAAATAGGAAATGGTATGGTAAGTCAACACGAACATACGTTCTTAGTAAAAGATGCGCCTGTTATCACCACTAAAAGTGATGATTAGTTTTATAAACAAACATTCTTTTTTGATGCAGTAATGGCTGATTATAACGAGAAAATTAAGGAATTAGAAGACAGAATTGCTAATACCAAATATAACAAACGAACACAAGCAGCCATAGGCCTCTATAAAGCACAACTAGCAAAGCTCAAAGAAAGAGAAGTAACTCGTGGACAAGCTAAATCGGGTGGCCAAGGATGGGAAGTACGAAAAACAGGAGATGGTACTGTTATTCTCATTGGTTTTCCTAGTGCGGGAAAATCTACTCTTCTTAACGCGCTCACTGATGCAAAATCAGAAACTGCAGCATATGCCTTCACCACACTTACTTGTATTCCGGGTGTTATGCAACATAAACACGCAAAAATACAAATTTTAGATGTTCCAGGAATTGTAAAAGGAGCTGCAAGTGGAAAAGGACGAGGAAAAGAAGTCCTTGCAAGTATGCGAAGTGCAGATGTTTGTTTAATTCTTCTTGATGCGACACGGCCTGAAGAATATGATGTTATTGTCAGTGAAATTTATGACACGCATATACGTGTTAATCAAAGAAAGCCTGATGTGAAAATAACTAAAACGGGAAAAGACGGAATTAAAATTGGAGCAACTTGTCGGTTAACACATTTAACACATGACACTATTAAAGCAGTCTTAAAAGAATTTCGTATTAATAATGCAGATGTAGTATTGCGTGAAGATGTTACTGTTGATCAACTTATTGATTGTATAGAAGCAAATAAAAAATATATGCCTGGAATCACTGTTATTAACAAATCAGATTTAGTAACGCCTAAGGAGCTTAGAAAAATAAAGAAAAAATATTCTGCTGATCTTGCAATTAGTGCGCAATTAAGTCAAGGCATTGAAGAACTCAAAGAATTAATTTTTGAAAAACTAGATCTTATTCGTATTTATCTTAAAGAACCCATGAAAGAAGCAGATATGGAAGTTCCACTTATTGTTTTTCGAGATTTTAGTGTTGGAGATGTGTGCAAGAAATTACATAAAGACTTTATTTCTAAATTTAAATTTGCTCGCGTTTGGGGACCAAGTGCAAAATTTGATGGGCAAAAAGTCATGACTAAACATAAACTATATGATCAAGATGTTTTAGAAGTACATTTGAGATAAAAGGGATTACTAATTTCCCCCTTATCTGCCCTTGATAAAATAAAAAATATGCTCAAAAATTATCTTAGGTTTTTAGCATAAAAAACATTGTTTTTTTGTATAAGAAAAAGCAAAGCTTTTCTTCGCACGTTACCTAGTAAATAACAAAATTAAAATTTAAAGTTTTTTGCAAACTGCCCGATGAGTGGCACTTCTTTTTCTTCTTTGTTAATAACTTGAACAAGACCAATTATCCAAAGAACGAATAAACCTATCCACGCAATCATCCACAAAGGCATAAGGAAACCAAGTATTGCGTTTGCAATCCAAATAGTAACATCAACAATGAGCAGAACAAGTGCTTGTTTGATGTGAAACGTAACATATGAGTTTTTTTTCATTTCTTCATCAGCAAAATACCAAATGATGCCGACAAAAAAATAAGCAAGTACTGCACAAATTTGTTTGTTATCGCTGTTTTGAGGATGGGTTGATTTTTTTTTAGTTGTTTTTTTTACCGTAGCTTTTTTGGTCATAGTATTTTCCTCTTATTTTCTTTACCAATTCAAATGACGATGTCCTTTTTTATAGACATTAAAAAGAATTTGCATATCAAGACCGACATCTTTTGCGGCTTTTGCAAGCTTTCCTGCATTACGATCTGTTGTAGAGTCTTTTTTTTCTTTTTGTTTTTTTTCTTTCTCAAATTTTCTTGCTTCTGAACCTGCAAGTGAACCAAAAAGGTCGCCAATACCGCCACCAGCTTCAAGAAACGGTTCAAGAATACCCCACTTTGCAAATTTATTATGATTTTTTCGAGTTTCTTTAGCAGATTCTTCGGCTTCTTTTGCCTTTTGTTCACGCTCTTCTTTTTTCTTGAGGGCCTCTTCTTCACCAGCTTCTTCTAAATACTTTTCGAACTCTTCACCGAGTGCTTCAAAAGAACCCATAACGTGTCCAGTTAAACTATTTAGCATACCAATATCTTCTTCTTGACGCATTTTTTTGTACGCTTGAATATCATCCACGTGCCATCCATACGAACGAAAGGTCACCGTAACTTTACCAGTATGAGAGGTTATCTGTTGTTGATACTCTGGCTTGTAGGTTAAGACAGGTTTAGAATTATATTTAAAATTTACAAGGATACATTTGAAATGCTTATCTTTTTTTGTCATGTTAATAGATTTTCTTGCAAGAACTTCTACTTCAAGTATAGTATTATCAAACGCAGTAACAAGATCTGCACTATCGAGTTGATTCTGATTAGGGGTGAGGCGTGCAGCGGACTTTAAGTACGGTTTAATCCAGGACATATATAATTTAATAACGCTCCAATGTTGTCTGAGATATTTGAGTTGAAAAGCACGTCTTGAAATTAATTCTTTTTCACTTTTCTCCTTCCAATTAATATATTGATAGAGTTTTCTTTTTAAAACAGTTTTTACCATATTGTTAAATTCTTTGACACTGCCCTCTTCTACTTCTTTATCAATATCTTCAAGTTTGTAGATGTGCGTATTCATGAATAAATCCGGGAGCACAACAAAATTATGTTGTCGAGCCAGGGCGTAAATAGAATCGGGATTTTGACCATTAGGATTTTCAACAAGATTAATATACAGATTTTTGAGTGTGATATCTGCACTCTTGCTTGTCTTCCACATAGTATACGGTTCCATACGTTCATCGATAATCCGCAATTCCCTTACTATTTGAAAGAGTTGTTTGACTAGCGCGCCGATTTGAATAAGATATTCTCGCGCTCTATCTTGTTGAATAGCAAGACGTTGACCCATATTACCAAATGTACCGCTACTTTCTGAAGCGCTAAAAATATCATAAATTTTTTCGACGTGCTGATAACCTAAATCATGTCTGAGGAATTGCAGGATCCAATGATATGTTTCTTCTAAACTTGCATTATATTTTTCAACAACGAGACGATAACGAGAAACAGGTTGAGGGTATGCA is from Candidatus Woesearchaeota archaeon and encodes:
- a CDS encoding ROK family protein, which codes for MVVIALDIGGTKIKAAIVSPQQKILKSIVVPTRRQKGKTYVLNTIDVLIQGLLAGKENITAIGISVPGIIRPDGKQLFAGNALSFLEGINLKNRLEKKFELPVVIANDADCFALAEATITGFPKASKVLGVIWGTGLGAGIVKRKNKSQWSIVTEPLEIGQTLVVHPHTKKLVRQEMIVGGAYMLKEYNTTAKDKAGSVSDIYTAKNKQAKDVMQNAIEHLGKTLGNLVTILQPDVIVLGGGVSRLPQPVYTKLKTLMKKYALPTCYTGVQFKRHTISADAGLLGAAILARQLR
- the map gene encoding type II methionyl aminopeptidase — encoded protein: MFEEEKFLLAGKITGQARDYGKSLIKEGALVVDILNDVENFILKKGAGIAFPAQISLNTVAAHACSDEQDETVVASDDVVKLDVGAHIDGHIGDTALTVNLSGEYKELLAASKAALTKASKLFTPGMRVGEIGRVIQDEITAKGFSPVRNLSGHGLGLYQIHTAPQIPNIYLNNSLELAEGMTVACEPFATNGKGAIAESGDATVFSFVGKKPVRSPFAREVLKRIESYNGLPFTTRWLSKEFGVGKTKLALKELGKVGIIHGHPPLKEIGNGMVSQHEHTFLVKDAPVITTKSDD
- a CDS encoding GTP-binding protein encodes the protein MADYNEKIKELEDRIANTKYNKRTQAAIGLYKAQLAKLKEREVTRGQAKSGGQGWEVRKTGDGTVILIGFPSAGKSTLLNALTDAKSETAAYAFTTLTCIPGVMQHKHAKIQILDVPGIVKGAASGKGRGKEVLASMRSADVCLILLDATRPEEYDVIVSEIYDTHIRVNQRKPDVKITKTGKDGIKIGATCRLTHLTHDTIKAVLKEFRINNADVVLREDVTVDQLIDCIEANKKYMPGITVINKSDLVTPKELRKIKKKYSADLAISAQLSQGIEELKELIFEKLDLIRIYLKEPMKEADMEVPLIVFRDFSVGDVCKKLHKDFISKFKFARVWGPSAKFDGQKVMTKHKLYDQDVLEVHLR
- a CDS encoding DEAD/DEAH box helicase; this encodes MIPKHIQKHLDTLGFANLRPSQEKAIKAGLFKDNNLLVCTPTASGKTLVGELAILHTIIDKHKKGIYVVPLKALATEKYKEFTKKHPHLKIALSSGDLDSDDKYLAEYDIIITTSEKLDSLLRHHAPWLGRVGVVVIDEVHLLNDTHRGPTLEIVITLLRQELSNLQLIALSATIGNADELATWLDAKLVQDKWRPVRLDKGIFYKNTIHFEDAKKEE
- a CDS encoding nucleoside phosphorylase, with protein sequence MGFPNFKGKHKQASMINPSDYIAYVRGEKLVRSRVPEAIIICYNNKLMKHIVKQHRVKQIEGLAGELYSFTATKHKVGIIGRFGIGAPAAAIVMEELIALGTKRFITMGTSGALQKHLDLGSVIVCDKAIRDEGTSHHYIKRAKYAYGDAQLTAKLENVLQQKNIPYEKGISWTIDTPYRETIAEAKKYQKQGVLTVEMEIAALFTIAAYRGVVITSLLTISDSLAELTWTPNFHSKQTVTTLELLYELALEVLV